CAGCTTAATCTAACTCAAAATCAAACACTAGACTTGGGTTTTATGCTTGTTAGTCTTCTGAACTTACTGAGTGAGACTTTTAAAGGAAAGAACATAGTAGTAAAGAACGATAAAGAAAACGAGAGATGTGCTCTAAAAAAAGGATATGACGTCAAATCCTGTTGGTTTCGCTGTTATAGCCATGTGAAAACTATGTAAAAGGATCATCCAGAGGAAAAACAAACTCATTTCGTTGGCAATATTAACATCTATATTTAATAATTCCCCAGCTTATTGTGTTATATTTGTCCCATTGAAAACTGAGATGTTACTATTCTATTTTCCCATTCTAACACAAGGCCAATTGGAGAAGTGAAATGGCAATTTGGCAATAACATTAAAATGGTGATTAGGAACAAATAATAGACTATACTGGATATGATCCTTGTCCTGCAGTTCTGGAGTTACAGAAAGGCACGAGAAAATATGAATACACCTAGCCAAGGCAATAAAATTGCAATACaagtgagggggggggggacagatTCTATATTCCATAACCAGTTTATCCCACAGAATTAGCATCATATTGTCCTGTGAATACAGTATAGGATATGCAGTTTaaagtaaaaatttcagcaataGATATAAAAACAAACTGTGCTCGATGCATAGATTCTTAATAAATGTGCTTGCAGTGACCATTACAAGGTGCAATGCAGCTAGATTTGGGCAAAACATAGAAGTGCACAAATTAATATAAATAAACAAAAACTTATGACTGTCTGCATTCAAAATATGCTCATTGAGAAGCCAAATTTTCCATATCAAACATGCTGTGGAACACTTGGTAGTTGGAACTCGAACTTCAAGTTATTTTTTTATTGAATCTCAGAAAAATGTAGAGAGGCACACAACTCACTTGCAGCAAGTATTGCCTTCAAGTGCTATAAGTAAATTAGCAGGTTCCATTTTTCAGGcaaaaataatgcataaaaATGCTGGAGAAATGAACAATACCATATGAGCAGGCTCAACGATCTTATAACCAGTTCGTGCCCTGAACATCTCGACAAAGTCATCTGCATTTTTCAATAACCGAGAGTCAAGACACAGTAACAGCACACATCAATGCAAAAGATAAACATTGCCAACAGAATCAGATTTATTACTCAGCACGAGATTGGATTCTTGGCGCCGTGACCCATGGTCGACAATGACCACGGCATCCTTATCCCCCACATTGAAATCCTCACTCCCAGACGTTTCTGACCCACGGGCAGGATTCTGTATGGAATTCATAGCAAGGTTTCCACTAGACCTTCCAGCTCTCCGCAACTCGGCAAAATCGATGGAATTCCTCCCAGCTGCGCTCCTAGTgccaagaaggaaaaaaaaaaaggggatGTATGGCAAGCGGCAGGACAGGAGCTGTAGCAGACCGCATAATTCCTCCATTGGTGGGCGAGAAACGGAAAGCAGGTCCAAGAGAGAGAAACTGATTACCTTGGGACAAGTATGCTTGCCGGAGTTGCAGGGAAAGGCTGCAAGGAGACTGAAACTGGGTGCATAGCAGGGGCGCGAGTTCAGCTAGAACCACCGAGATTCTCTGGGGGCGGAAAACCAGGGAAAATCCATggtcagatccgaatacaaatagcACACGTTAGGGGGTTTGGGTGTTCGATTCCTCACAgcaggaagggaagggaagggaagggaagggaaggagaaGGGCGGACATACCTTGTCGCCGGCGAAGCTCCCGACGAAGAACCGGCAAGGGCGGCGCCACTCCCCTGTCGACGatagaaatttcagaatttaggATGCCGTCGGATGGCCAGGCTGATGAACACGAGTCTCGGAATGATCCATCCGAGAAGATGATGTGAGCCAGCCGAGCTTAATCCCTCCGTGAGTTGGGCCGCCTCGCATTCAAGCCATTCAGACTTTCTGGGCTTTTCCACACGAGGCGTTGCTCGTTAGTACTTTTTTCTAAGGATCAGTGACTAgcatatttaaaatattaaattaattAATGCAGTCAACATTCACCCTGTTCAGCTGGTGGACAGCCTCCAGCCtctacagtatttttctctcacacaactccagctccagcctccagccaccagccagccaacagtgtttttctctcacacaactccagctccagcctccagctccaaccTGCCGAACGGGGTGATTCTAAAATGCAAGATTGAGCATCTATTCAGATTTGATTTGATGTAACATTTTGGAAAAAGTATTTCTACATTTTATACTCAAATACTGAAATAGAACAGTATGCATGTTGATTTTCTAATAATAACTAAAGTATAAACATGTTGGGTCATATTCGTTTATTACATTTAATCTCAATAAGATAGTGGTTAGATTGTTAGAACAGAATCGAAAACACATTCAGGATTTGAAAAAAAACAATTCTACTTCTGTCCCAAAATATAATAACTTTTAGACTTGGTAAACGccaaatatttttatatttgaccAATAATATCTCCAGAAGTAATTACttttaaatagaaaatattGTGATAGTTGGTTTCTTTATGAATAAACTTATGTCACATTTATGGTGTCAATCTTTATAGTTTTTTCTTTTAGTATCTATGGTCAAAGTTTAAAAGATTTGAGTTGGAAAAAGTCTGATGGAGGTAGTATATTTCAAGATCACAAAAATCAATTTAAACCACCTACTTCCTTGCCGATCTCTTCACGAACCTGCCATTGTACTGTTGAAGCATTCCATCTCCTTTTCTCACCCGTATGAACTCATGCGCTCGTTTCGATCGACCTAGCACAAATCTCAAAGCGAAAGTTTTATAATAAACTATCTCCCCGTAGATATGTATGGATTTTCTGGCAAAAAAGCCACATGATGGTTTTTGTTTCCTTGTTGAAAATGTCCAGCCAGCACAGCAAAACACGAGCAGAATGCCCGTTTTGGCCCAATGCGCAAGAAACGCCAGCCTAGTTTagtttcttcattttttttgtttcatctTTCTTTAGGACACATTTCCTTTTAATACTTTCaataatttattattttataaataaatgtgTACCTTTCAAAAATTTAAGCGCTTATTAATTCAACACTTTGGGATGATATTGCAACAATTTTAACATATTTTTAACATTTAATgttcaaaatgttgaaattatAATATCCAAATGCTAACATGAAAAATTAGAAATATTGAAATGATAGGATAAAAAAAAGTTGATAAATCCATCATCTATCAATATTTACAAAAAGTTAGTCTACATTCTAAATTCATGGTTTTAACATTGTACATCACTTATTTTATGATACCATgagtttaaaattttaaaaaagttTAATGTTAAAATGATATAATTATGAGACATTTAAAAGATAGATGTTTGTAAACCCAATAATATAATGTTGCATCAGCCATTGCCGAAAAGTAGTATTAGTGGTGACAAACTAGGCGGATAGGAGGATCCATCGAAAGAACAAATATTTTGATATTGACCGCAGCAAAGAGAAGGGAAAGCGGAAAACAACAGAACTGATAATCCATTCAAGCAATATAGGGTTTCCGTATCGTAGTCCAATCTACAAGCGGACCTACGAGCAGTGCAATGTGGGACAACCGCCTACCTACACCACATTGGCAAGACTAAGCTCTGCATCCATGTTTGATGTCCGCCTAATGTTATCCTAAATGCTAAACGCCAGTAAACAGTCAGCCACCCTTTAGTTAGCATTTAGGCCATTTAAAAAGTGTTTAAACAAAGTTAAATAGTCTAAATAGTTTGCTATAGTAACACTAAAATATACATATTTATGTATGTAAGTATCAAATATGCTAGAAAGTCTACATATTTGCACATGCAAAAAGTAAGTATTCTACCAAATAatctttttgaaaaaaatctaaATTCCACAACACTTTATACACTTACGATGCTAATTAGTTCGATATTGATTGTGGTAGTTGTAATCCTCCTGTTgactaaattatgaattaagtgGTCATTTAGATCATTTAATCATGTTTAACTCAACTCTGTTTATATGGTTTTTAACGGTTTAAACAGGTTTAAGTGGTCCAACTATTTAATTTACCGATTAGGGCATAAACGACACGAATGACCTCTATTTACCATTTAAACAGAAAAAACAGCCATTTAAGCGAACAGAGTGCCCGCTAAACCCTAAACACTAAACCCTAAATCCTAAATCTCGTATTGATTTGGGGAAGGACtgcagggaggaagaagaatatTTTTTGATAGGAGAAAGAAGCTAACTAGGGATGGGTATGGGGCTGAAAGAACCGACACTAAGCCTAGAGGTGGGGTGAATAGGCCTGTTCAAAAAATTCCTGAAAAACTTGGCAGTAAAAACGTCAGgctcggatgatccggccttaTGTCCGATCTTCCGGACTTCCCAGGTCCAGATGATCCTACgtagggtcggatgatccggcagGCGAAAGGAATCTTGTACGAGATTTGAAATTTACTtagcttttgacgaatcccttTGAATAGAAAGTTGACAAATGAAGTAATCAAGTCTGCAGACAAGTTCTACACAAGAGATATGCTACTAAAAAGTAGATCGGGCCAAAATGAGCTCAAGAACTATATGAAGAACAAAAGTAAATGAGACACAAGATTTATCCCGAAGTTCACTCCACGAAggagctacgtctccgttgaggggCTCACAAAGAGTAgggttgccctataaccctttttCCTCGCCCAATCAACCATGTAGGAGGATTGAGTCACTTACTATTGTTCTCACGAAGAGAGGGAGAAATACAAACTTCCAGAGGCTCAACCACAAAAGAATGGGAGCTCACCAGCACCTCTAACCGTCTAGGagcaaagctccaagagtaaagAACACGAATCGACGAATCGAGGTTGCTTCAAGTGCTTCTTGAGATGAACAAGTAAAAGCTCGTGAGATGCTCACAAACCAACTCCCAAATCTCACTTTCTCTCAATCCCTAGGTAAATCCTTGCAAAAAATCTAGCTTTTGGATGGAGGAGAGTGGGGGAATGAGTGCTTTTGGAGCTGGGTTGGTCGGGGGAGAAGAGAGAGGCAAATGAGTggggtgaaggggtatttataggcccaCCCCCGCATGTGACCGTTATGTGTGTTTTCTGAGAGtttcggatcatccggtgtaacCTCGGATCATCCGGGTGGGTAATAGAATAGGCTAAAACACACTCAAAAACTCACAGGTCCTGATCATCCGGCataggtccggatcatccggtctcACTCAAAATTCTTTTATTTTAGAATGAAAAGAAATGTCCAGAAAGTTCTAGGTCCGGATCATCCAGGgaagggccggatcatccggaatTAGACAGAGTGTTTCGGGGGCaggggccggatcatccggccgtGGACAGTGCCGAACAGGCTGgtaggccggatcatccggccagTGCAGAAACTTCGTGTTTTTTAGTAGAACAAGTGTCTCTCAAGTGTAAAATTCATCTCAAATGAAGAACTTTAATGACCTAGATCAATCGAAGGCAtccccttgatagtacggtggtcctatactcaatttcaaacaaaaaattagAATTAAAACTCCAATAGGATCCACCATatattgaatttgaattgggtgccttcctttcatcttcttcttgattatTTTCATTTATTCCTGCACACATCTTATTGAAAGAATCATATCCCAAATCGTGATTGTCTAGAATCACCAAAATCaatttaggggcctagatgcacttttaGTCTCTCCCTTTTTGGTCATTGATGCAATACCAATTTGGGCTCATAAAAGGGAGGAGTAAAATGTGTGAA
This window of the Panicum virgatum strain AP13 chromosome 1K, P.virgatum_v5, whole genome shotgun sequence genome carries:
- the LOC120699011 gene encoding sirohydrochlorin ferrochelatase, chloroplastic-like isoform X6 translates to MHPVSVSLQPFPATPASILVPRSAAGRNSIDFAELRRAGRSSGNLAMNSIQNPARGSETSGSEDFNVGDKDAVVIVDHGSRRQESNLVLNDFVEMFRARTGYKIVEPAHMFSQMQELAEPTIKDAFGKCVQQGASRVIVSPYFLSPGRHWKQDIPALAAEASKELSNIPYIVTAPLGLHELMVDIMNDRIKYCLQHAAGNVDECTVCAGTGKCRLYS
- the LOC120699011 gene encoding sirohydrochlorin ferrochelatase, chloroplastic-like isoform X7, which translates into the protein MHPVSVSLQPFPATPASILVPRSAAGRNSIDFAELRRAGRSSGNLAMNSIQNPARGSETSGSEDFNVGDKDAVVIVDHGSRRQESNLVLNDFVEMFRARTGYKIVEPAHMELAEPTIKDAFGKCVQQGASRVIVSPYFLSPGRHWKQDIPALAAEASKELSNIPYIVTAPLGLHELMVDIMNDRIKYCLQHAAGNVDECTVCAGTGKCRLYS
- the LOC120699011 gene encoding sirohydrochlorin ferrochelatase, chloroplastic-like isoform X4, with product MEELCGLLQLLSCRLPYIPFFFFLLGTRSAAGRNSIDFAELRRAGRSSGNLAMNSIQNPARGSETSGSEDFNVGDKDAVVIVDHGSRRQESNLVLNDFVEMFRARTGYKIVEPAHMFSQMQELAEPTIKDAFGKCVQQGASRVIVSPYFLSPGRHWKQDIPALAAEASKELSNIPYIVTAPLGLHELMVDIMNDRIKYCLQHAAGNVDECTVCAGTGKCRLYS
- the LOC120699011 gene encoding sirohydrochlorin ferrochelatase, chloroplastic-like isoform X5 yields the protein MEELCGLLQLLSCRLPYIPFFFFLLGTRSAAGRNSIDFAELRRAGRSSGNLAMNSIQNPARGSETSGSEDFNVGDKDAVVIVDHGSRRQESNLVLNDFVEMFRARTGYKIVEPAHMELAEPTIKDAFGKCVQQGASRVIVSPYFLSPGRHWKQDIPALAAEASKELSNIPYIVTAPLGLHELMVDIMNDRIKYCLQHAAGNVDECTVCAGTGKCRLYS